The proteins below come from a single Drosophila kikkawai strain 14028-0561.14 chromosome 3R, DkikHiC1v2, whole genome shotgun sequence genomic window:
- the LOC108082824 gene encoding uncharacterized protein DDB_G0283357 isoform X1 produces the protein MAVFLINVCKYNGCGITFPSLGDLISHIEDTHIDYDPKVVEQKEQAQPACLPLSYVLRFITEENRKEAAAAGNYLASNNSNTAPPTTNSGSNNTGHGTGNNVELKRKLAIKHHSYSMSSSNRSTTPTGSEMDEDEMVVTESEDSNDSWTTEEFSSEFIMRYGSRHSGGGSNGTPGNEKPFACPVPGCKKRYKNVNGIKYHSKNGHKKDGRVRKGYKCHCGKSYKTAQGLKNHALHTHNSQPESVLNAQLMATALETAAAAGTAPLGGSQSNSNNSNPPPPVIQRSNSPSQSLGSLSPSSISNMSSSASSCHGGSSSLSNNNNNGNSSSTTSNTAALVTGGNGNVLQQLSAGNVVTLTNLPTQPQQHQQQQQQQLQQNGGTATGNSNNNLMRSTLGLVSIKASNNHNNGNNTPTAKSVSNLMAANATASKILKLATNVANGASTALDIVQQQQLQQQQHNGSNKITNGQTILNGNKQMPNLVNLGILTPATSPTKNTQTLTFTTTTNGNSTQQQQALVASLAKKTNILLLQEPTTPSQLLQQAQHQQQQQHQQVQQQQQHHVLPISPTSSISGNSSKSSSPTPQQQQQLLLKKGKLVELVEPMDTDTDGQSDGISESVAAAIASITESKEEIGVAAASVTVAGIEVVGAGAVNEET, from the exons ATGGCCGTGTTCCTGATCAACGTCTGCAAGTACAATGGCTGCGGCATCACATTTCCAAGCTTGGGCGATCTGATATCACACATCGAGGACACCCACATAG ACTATGATCCAAAGGTGGTCGAACAGAAGGAACAGGCccagcctgcctgcctgccccTAAGCTATGTCCTGCGCTTCATCACCGAGGAGAACCGCAAGGAGGCGGCTGCGGCGGGCAACTATCTGGCcagcaacaatagcaacaCCGCCCCACCGACCACCAATAGCGGCTCCAACAACACCGGCCATGGAACCGGCAATAATGTGGAGCTCAAGCGTAAGCTGGCCATCAAGCACCACAGCTACAGCATGTCCTCGTCCAACCGCAGCACAACGCCCACAG GCAGTGAAATGGACGAGGATGAAATGGTGGTCACAGAGTCAGAGGATAGCAACGACTCGTGGACCACCGAAGAGTTCAGCTCCGAGTTCATCATGCGCTATGGCAGCAG GCATTCCGGTGGCGGAAGCAACGGCACGCCTGGCAATGAGAAACCCTTCGCCTGCCCTGTTCCTGGATGCAAGAAGCGTTATAAAAACGTCAACGGCATCAAGTATCATTCAAAGAATGGCCACAAAAAGGACGGAAG AGTGCGCAAGGGTTACAAGTGTCACTGCGGCAAGAGCTACAAGACGGCCCAGGGCCTGAAGAATCATGCTTTACACACGCACAACTCGCAGCCGGAGAGTGTGCTGAATGCCCAGCTGATGGCCACTGCCTTGGAAACGGCAGCAGCCGCTGGAACTGCCCCCTTGGGTGGCAGCCAAAGCAACAGCAATAACTCCAATCCCCCGCCGCCAGTTATTCAGCGCAGCAACTCGCCGTCGCAATCGCTGGGCTCGCTAAGCCCCTCAAGCATTAGCAACATGTCGAGCAGCGCCAGCAGTTGCCACGGCGGCAGTAGCAGCCtctccaacaacaacaacaatggcaacagcagcagcaccaccagcaacaCAGCAGCGCTTGTGACCGGCGGCAATGGCAATGTGCTGCAGCAGCTCAGCGCCGGGAACGTGGTCACGCTGACCAATCTTCCCACCCAGccgcagcaacaccagcaacagcagcagcagcagctccaacaGAACGGCGGCACTGCAACAggtaacagcaacaacaatttaaTGCGCAGCACACTCGGTTTAGTATCCATTAAAGCCAGCAACAATCACAATAATGGCAACAACACGCCGACTGCCAAGTCGGTTAGCAATTTAATGGCAGCCAATGCAACGGCCAGCAAGATACTCAAGCTGGCCACCAATGTGGCCAATGGTGCCTCCACAGCATTGGACAttgtgcagcagcaacaattgcagcagcagcagcacaacggTAGCAACAAGATAACCAATGGACAAACCATTCTCAACGGCAACAAACAGATGCCCAATTTGGTAAACTTGGGCATTCTTACGCCGGCTACTTCGCCCACCAAAAACACACAGACGCTGAccttcaccaccaccaccaatgGGAACAgtacccagcagcagcaagctcTGGTGGCCTCGCTAGCCAAGAAGACCAACatactgctgctgcaggagccCACAACTCCGAGCCAGTTACTGCAGCAGgctcagcatcagcagcagcagcagcatcagcaggtgcagcagcagcaacagcaccatGTGTTACCCATCAGCCCTACGAGCAGCATCAGCGGCAACAGTAGCAAAAGCAGCTCGCCCACgccccagcaacagcaacagctgcTGTTAAAGAAAGGCAAGCTGGTGGAACTGGTGGAGCCCATGGATACGGACACGGATGGGCAGAGCGATGGCATTTCAGAG